The genomic region GACAAGGACGAGGCCAGGGCGGTGCTGCGAAAGAGCGGCAGGCACATCGTGACCGCCGCCGACATCGAGACCGACGGCAGCGTCGAGATTGCGAACAAGGGCCATGTCATCGCCCATGTCATGGACAAGGGCGCGCTCAACATTGATATGGTCATCCGCAAGGGCTGCGGCTACCGCCCGTCGTCGGCGCACCGCGCCGCCGTTGACGACGAAGACGAGGGCGAATCGGTCGGGCGCCTGCCGCTGGACGCCAATTTCAGCCCGGTCAAGCGCGTGACATACAGCGTCGAGAGCGCGCGCGTGGACGAGCGCACCGACCTCGACAAACTGATTATTGAACTCGAGGGCGACGGCACCATCGGCGCCGAGGAACTGATACGCCAGGCCGCGACAATCCTCTACTCGCAACTGCAGGCGTTTGTGGACTTCGAGCAAATCCGCATCGCCGACGAGGAGCAGGAGAAGGGCGGCGTGGACCCGATTTACATGAAGCCGGTGGACGACCTGGAACTGACGGTGCGCTCGGCCAACTGCCTGAAAGCGGAGCGGGTGTATTACATCGGCGACCTGGTGCAGCGCACCGAGATGGAACTGCTGAAAACCCCGAACCTCGGCAAGAAATCGCTGATTGAAATCAAGGATGTGCTGGCCGAGCACAACCTGACGCTCGGCATGATCATCGAGGGCTGGCCGCCGCCCAACCTGCCGGCGGCGCCGGTGCCGGCGGCGTCGCCGCTGGCCCGGGGCTGACGCGGAGGCGGCGATGAGACACCGCAAGGCCGGAAGAAAACTGAACCGCACCGCGAGC from Gammaproteobacteria bacterium harbors:
- the rpoA gene encoding DNA-directed RNA polymerase subunit alpha is translated as MNYVNNLLKPQLVDVQTVSDTQMRVVLQPLERGFAHTLGNALRRILLSSIEGAAVVEARIEGVLHEYTTIPSVQEDVVDILLNLKGLNLRLHDKDEARAVLRKSGRHIVTAADIETDGSVEIANKGHVIAHVMDKGALNIDMVIRKGCGYRPSSAHRAAVDDEDEGESVGRLPLDANFSPVKRVTYSVESARVDERTDLDKLIIELEGDGTIGAEELIRQAATILYSQLQAFVDFEQIRIADEEQEKGGVDPIYMKPVDDLELTVRSANCLKAERVYYIGDLVQRTEMELLKTPNLGKKSLIEIKDVLAEHNLTLGMIIEGWPPPNLPAAPVPAASPLARG